TAGTTAGGATCGCTCAACAGCCGAGGTGGCATGCAAGGCCACAAAGTGAAGACGACAAATGCAATGAGGTTGCACATGGCCATTGTTCGACGCCTAGCTTCATATAAAGCAGGTCCAGCAGATATGATATCGTGTCGGGCTCTGCCGCTCGTTCCCCGACGCTTTTGAGAGGTAGTGAGGTAGAACAATGCTAccaggaagaagattgtgcCAGGAATATGAATAAAGGAGTAGACTCTGTTTATCCAATGCAGCAGGACAGGGCGCTCCAAAAACCATTGTTGAAAGGCCACTTCCCAGAAGATACCGAGGCGTTGTTCTAGATGAACCAGCTTAAGGGCATGCTTTCGCGCGACATGGACAGTTCCCTCGACAATGGTGACCGCAGTAAACGCTCGGCCCAGTTGGTATACCTATCAGAAAAGCGAAGAGAGATTAGTCTTACGGATCACGGATCACGGGAAAGTGCGATGCAGCGACAGATATCAGCGGTTCGACTTACCCAATAGATGAGAGCCCAATACCACGCTTCAACAAGGAAGGGAAACTTTTGGAGTACTCGACTCAGAAGTCGATCCTTGAAGACGAGAGTGTTCGGGGTTGTAACAGTCTTCTTGAATCCGAAAAATCGAATGTTTCGCCGCCGGGATGTGAGAGACCAAGGCGACTCGTCCTCAGATGAGAGGGTGGGCGACGACGACCCAGAGCTCCAAGTAGGGCTGCCGCTATCTGTCGATGTTCGCCTCTTTCCAAAGTCATCTCGTCGTTTGTGACTGGTACTGCCGCCAGCCCAGCCTTGTGTCCCCTTCCAAAAGTCATAATCTTTGTTCCTGTTGAACCAGGCACCGCCAAAGAGAAGCGACACGACCACGAATGGCTCCAGGAACGCACCGACAGCCATGGTGAAAAGAGCACAGATATTAAAATTATTGTCGGCTTGTGGCAAATACATTTAACTGACAGGAAATGGTCATTGAAAGAGTTACCAGCTCTTCAAAGGCAACTTCGAAGGTGAAAGAAAAACGCCAGATGATGATAACgagaatcaatcaatcaaagGACATAAGGGGAAAGGAGTTTAAGAAGGACGAGGTAAGAAGACAACAAAGAGGTCCAGCAGGCTTGCTAAGCAGAGGACCGGAGGCGATAAATATGAACCAGGCACTCGAGCTATGATGGAATGCGCGACCAGTGGATTATGGAGCAACGCAGGCACGTACAGGTACACGAGCAGCAGGACATCACGGAACGGCGCCACGGGGGAACGGACTCTTTTGGGTGCCAGAGTCGGCAACTTCTCCCATGCCCTTTGTTCGAGTGTCTCGTAATCACGAGCGGACCGTGGCGTACAATGGCCACACATTCATCGCAAGTACCTGGACCAATTCCCATACGGAGACATACGAGTGCAAAGCTCGGCCCCGAAGCCACACTGGGATAAGCACGGAGGGAGGGCCTTCTGTGAAAGGGAGGGCCCTATTCAGGCTACCAATGAAGCCGCCGAGGTGATGCAGCGTCATGGATGTTGGGCTAATGGTATCATCTAGGTGTGATGGGTATTGGGTTTTGGCCACACCCCCTTGCTACCTCGTACCTTGGTTGCGACCTTTGCATTCTCAACTTTAACTCGGCAAAGTTCCCGAGAGCATCTTCAGAATTATCTTGCCATGCTGTCAGCATCTAACCCCTGGAAAGACAAAATTCTCCTTCCCGATGTACCCGTTTACGCCCAGGACTTATAGGATGCTGCAAACAAGAAGGGCAATACTTGTTCAATCGCAAAAGACTCGGGGCCTTAGCGCCCATCCGAAACCCGgataggaaaaaaaaggtcctAATCTTTCGGAATGGCGCTCATAGAAAGGCGCCGAGACCCTCTTCTCCATGCTTCGACACCTGCCTGATATCCAGGACCCATAGTATAGAGTGATGGAGGACAAGGGACGGTCTTTTTCAGCGGCGGACTAACACACAAAAACATCCTTCGCCTGCACGGTAACAGTACCCGTCCTCTTGGTACTCGTATTAATTACCATTCAAGGTTCTCCTGCGGATCACGTCGAAAGCAACGGCAACTTGATGCCGGTCTGGCGAGTTGAAGTCTGCAGCCAGATATTGCTAGGCCACAATGGGCCAATGGGTTGTTATCTCATCCCTCGGAGGTTCCAGCTCGAACCCGGTCTGGTCCCATCTTTCAGCAGCTGTCGCGTGCCTCTGCTCCACATCTCGGTCTTGACTGGTCCGTCACATTCGGCATGGGTGGGTGGCACAGTATCAATATGGATCGTCTACTGGGAAGACCGGCGGCTGCTGTgtggatggtgttgatggtgtCGCGTGACTTGTGTCAGGGAAACGAGAACGAAGAAGACCGGTGCTCACATCATAAAGCTTCCCTCCACGACTGGGCTATAATCGGCTTTTCAATCCGGATCTCACtcaaaagaggcaaaaggatCGTCAACAGCCTCCACGAACGGTGCTGCAAGTGGCTTACAGGATTTATACTAGCAAAgcgcaaagaaaagagcctTTGCTCGCATACGCACTGTGCCGAAGCTTAACTACCgatttgttttgtcttctccCTACCTCCGCGCGTCTGTGGCAGCCGAGTTAAGAGGTGGATTCTGACTTTCTAGCGCCACAAAAGCTTTTGCCAAGACCAAAAGTCGTGCCGTCTTATTCGGTGAGTATGGTCTGGCGAAGTCAATTAATTGGAAACCGGGGTTTTTGCCTCGTGCAAATGCGCAAGGCGTCCTGGGCACCGCGTGGCCATCGAGGGGAACCACGAGCACGGAATATCAATCATTGGGTATCTCAGGCGGCGGAAGAGATGTTGAAGTCGAACCAAGGACTGCAGGTACCTGGAGTTCTGATATGAGGAACCCCTTACACATAAAATTCTAATACTGTGGGCAGCAATGGGTCTCACTAAGCTTCTCCAACTCAAAATTCTCAGCTCTCCCGGATTGTCCGGAAATTGATAGCCTTAGTCGTTGACCTCAGTTACCCGTTTGTCGGCTCCTGTTGACGTCCGAAGTCCGCTTAGCTCCCACACGAGTTTTGCAATCTGTGGCCCGTCGAATCGAATGAGCACGTGCTCTTGTTGCTTGTAATGTTTGTCTCAAAGTCCGGCGAAGCATGTTAGCGGCGGAAGGCTGGGTGCCGTTTCTTCCCTGATGACGTTGAAGTTACTTGGAGATGGTACCGACGATCAGAACGATTACTATTCATCCGAATGTCTGATCACTGAAGGGTCCCGAAGCATGCCTACGGCATGACGATACTCGTGACCGCAAATGCGAGCACGTCGTAAGAGATGACAAAGCAGTGTCTAAACTTGGTACCTGATTCTTTGACTGGTTTGCCAAGATGAGCCCAAGCCAAAAGGGGGGAGTGCGTTGATATCGTGGGGATCACATAAAGCGTGGACAAATGGGAGTGGCGTTGCGGTTCTCAGCGGCGAATCCGTCTTTCCAGATGAGAAGCTGTTCGGttgctttgtttttcttAGCGATGTTGCAATGGTCACGGTTGACGTTTACCAAGTAAAGGCCTCTCTTGATCAAAGAGCCTTGGAAGCTAGTCTAAGGTGGATT
This genomic stretch from Trichoderma breve strain T069 chromosome 1, whole genome shotgun sequence harbors:
- a CDS encoding PAP2 superfamily domain-containing protein, with the protein product MAVGAFLEPFVVVSLLFGGAWFNRNKDYDFWKGTQGWAGGSTSHKRRDDFGKRRTSTDSGSPTWSSGSSSPTLSSEDESPWSLTSRRRNIRFFGFKKTVTTPNTLVFKDRLLSRVLQKFPFLVEAWYWALIYWVYQLGRAFTAVTIVEGTVHVARKHALKLVHLEQRLGIFWEVAFQQWFLERPVLLHWINRVYSFIHIPGTIFFLVALFYLTTSQKPRRRTMAMCNLIAFVVFTLWPCMPPRLLSDPNYNGPDAAEAKSFGFVDSVHSNAGESSVWTTNRFCNQYAAMPSLHFGYSLLVGLTVATLPVNGVRPNSWKRVAIGVLGLSYPALIFTAIVATANHFILDAVAGAMVCGIAWNANGLLLNLCVLEDYFLWVVRIHKPVNYTDPETAVEPEYHSMLLSEDV